AGCTAGaattttgttttcttttaaaataattttctgatcaataatatcaaaatttaatttccttttttgtAAATCTTTTTGCATAGAAACTGGAACATTTAAAACATCACCACATTTTAATGTTATATCTTGTGGTGATATATTTccatgttttatatattcttctgGTTGAAattcattaaaaaatttcaaaACGTTTAATGGGCTATCCTTGGTGATTAAAAGGATTCGGTTCCCAACAAGTAGCTACAAAAAagggaaataaaaaaaaaaaatatatgtgtaaatttaaaatatatatatatatatatatatatatatatatatatatatatatttgatatttcCAAAGAATGTTACCTCCGATATTTTGCTCATGTTTGGTTtgatttcattattttcattgaTGCCAAGTGCCAATTTCATTAATTTATTCTTTCCAATAAAAAATCTAAAAATGAAGGGagtaaaacaaaataatgagGCCATGatattatcacatatatatatatatatatatatatatatcatatatatgttattttttttatttttttatttttttttttttactttccGTTTGGCTTAAAATGCTCTATGGCTACTTTCAGATTATTGTTTGAATAAGTTCTAATATctaatacatatacataaacATTTGGTATTtgaatcattttttttatttctaataATTTCAAGTCTTtcatttcctttttattgaCTTTCTTCTTGACTTTGGTCAAGGAAATCTTAACATTTCTTTTTGATTTTGGCATCTTTAAAAGTGGaaataaaatcaaaaatatgtgataaattaaaataaataaataaaaaaatatatgtatatatatatattaataaatgacttctctttaaaattttctatataaattatatatatatatatatatatatatatatatatatatatgtataatatataatatatgttatatttttttttatagggTCATGATTTCTTCATGTTTCATAGgtcataaatattaaaaagaaacataacaaaagtaaataatattatattatatatatataattaatttttaaaaaataaggaatgcataaattaataaattaattatttatataatataaaatttttacaaaataataaatctaaaaaaaaaaaaaaaaaaaaaaaaaaaaaaaaaaaaaagttataaattatacctattctacatatttatattaatatatatgtaagattatatatatttttttttttatataggttatattttttttttaattccaCATAATGAATatgtatacaaatataagatattttaatgataaataaatagtatctgttttattattatttctttttttcttatttgaataaataaataaatatatatatattatatatattatatattttttttatttttttatatatatgttataatttttaaagaatGATTGAGttgtataaaaaattatacgtgtttatttttataatattattatgaacatataataaattgttataatatattattatatatatatgatatatatattttttttgtttttcattgaaatacttttttttttaataaatatatgattgTTTATGTCCTTTTCTTTTGGattttcctttatttttgtttatatttcaatattAAAGAAAGCGTTATATTAGGAAGTTGTAAGATTATATTAAGAAGGCCGtttgaagaagaaaagaagaaagatatattttttttttataattctgcAAAGTATTTATTAAAAGGAAAGAGAAATACGTTTGATTCGTTTCCTTTGTATTCTAATAAAAGGGGaagaataaatttatttattaataaagataaaaaaaaaaaaataataaataaaataaaaaaaaaaagcaatatcaatattaatagtaataatagtaataatagtaattatagtaattattattattattatttttttaaaaaaagagaatGTGGTGaaccatttttttctttttattcctatcaaaatattttaactttacataataataaaatattaaaagatcaagaaaataattatgtcTTGTTAgatttatataagaatataaaaaaagagtataaaaaggaaaaaaataaaaaaaaaagggaatattattataattataataagtttatgtatttaaacagtataaaaggaaaagatatttttatcaagttaaataaaattaataataagagttatttttataaatatttacagaaatcaaataaatgtattaacacatatatatattgtaattcacataattttcataaatctaattattttttaaaaa
This region of Plasmodium sp. gorilla clade G2 genome assembly, chromosome: 13 genomic DNA includes:
- a CDS encoding ribosome biogenesis protein MRT4, putative, with protein sequence MPKSKRNVKISLTKVKKKVNKKEMKDLKLLEIKKMIQIPNVYVYVLDIRTYSNNNLKVAIEHFKPNGKFFIGKNKLMKLALGINENNEIKPNMSKISELLVGNRILLITKDSPLNVLKFFNEFQPEEYIKHGNISPQDITLKCGDVLNVPVSMQKDLQKRKLNFDIIDQKIILKENKILAEKDKLISLENSKILRMLNMKIAFFDITVLGYWYLDKFVSLMN